A window of the Eulemur rufifrons isolate Redbay chromosome 6, OSU_ERuf_1, whole genome shotgun sequence genome harbors these coding sequences:
- the LOC138384140 gene encoding olfactory receptor 52H1-like, with product MIIFNLSSYNPYILMGIPGLEQFHVWIGIPFCIIYIMAIMGNCILFYLIAVEHSLHEPMFFLSMLAMMDLILSTTTVPKVLSIFWLGVQEITFPGYLTQMFFLHYSTALDSVILMDMAFDRYVAICSPLRYTTILTPKTIIKIVVGLAFRRFCIILPVVFLLTCLPFCRTRIIPDTYREHIGVARHTSADISINIWLGFCVTFMTVISDVILIGVSYTLILCAVFRLPSQDSHQKALCTCGSHVCVILMFYTPASFSILAHHFGHNISHTFHILFANLYIVIPPALNPIVYGVKTKQIRDKVILLFSAKGME from the coding sequence ATGATCATTTTCAACCTGAGCAGTTACAACCCCTACATTCTGATGGGGATCCCAGGGCTGGAGCAATTCCATGTGTGGATTGGGATTCCCTTCTGCATCATCTACATCATGGCCATTATGGGAAACTGCATCCTTTTCTACCTCATTGCAGTGGAGCATAGCCTTCATGAACCCATGTTCTTTCTTTCCATGCTGGCCATGATGGACCTCATCTTGTCCACAACCACTGTGCCTAAAGTACTCAGTATCTTTTGGCTGGGGGTTCAAGAAATCACATTCCCAGGGTACCTTACACAAATGTTCTTCCTCCACTATAGCACTGCCCTGGATTCAGTCATTTTGATGGATATGGCATTTgatcgctatgtggccatctgttcTCCCTTGAGATACACCACCATCTTGACCCCCAAAACCATCATTAAGATTGTGGTGGGCCTTGCCTTTCGAAGGTTCTGCATCATTCTGCCAGTGGTATTTTTGCTGACATGCCTGCCTTTTTGCAGGACACGCATAATACCCGACACTTACCGTGAGCATATAGGTGTTGCCCGGCACACCAGTGCTGATATTTCCATCAACATCTGGTTGGGCTTTTGTGTAACCTTCATGACAGTCATCTCAGATGTGATCCTCATTGGTGTGTCCTACACTCTCATCCTCTGCGCTGTCTTTCGCCTCCCATCCCAAGATTCCCACCAGAAGGCCCTTTGCACCTGTGGTTCCCATGTCTGTGTCATTCTCATGTTCTATACACCTGCCTCTTTCTCCATCCTTGCCCATCACTTTGGACACAATATCTCCCACACTTTCCACATCTTATTTGCCAACCTGTACATTGTTATCCCACCTGCACTCAACCCCATTGTTTATGGAGTGAAGACCAAGCAGATTAGAGATAAGGTCATACTTTTGTTTTCTGCCAAGGGTATGGAATGA
- the LOC138384138 gene encoding olfactory receptor 52H1-like — protein MIIFNLSSYNPGRFILMGIPGLEQFHVWIGIPFCIIYIVAVMGNCILLYLIAVERSLHKPMFFFLSMLAMRDLILSTTTMPKTLSIFWLGAREITFPGCLTQMFFLHFSTALDSAILMAMAFDRYVAICSPLRYTTILTPKTIIKIVMGITFRSFCIILPAVFLLTRLPFCRTRIIPHTYCEHIGVARLACADISINIWFGFCVPVMTVMSDVILIGVSYTFILCAVFRLPSQEARQKALGTCGSHVCVILMFYTPAFFSILAHRFGHNISHTFHIMFANLYIVIPPSLNPIVYGVKTKQINGKVILLFSTKCME, from the coding sequence ATGATCATTTTCAACTTGAGCAGTTACAACCCAGGACGCTTCATTCTGATGGGGATCCCAGGGCTGGAGCAATTCCATGTGTGGATTGGGATTCCCTTCTGCATCATCTACATCGTAGCCGTTATGGGAAACTGCATCCTTCTCTACCTCATTGCAGTGGAGCGTAGCCTTCACAAACCcatgttcttctttctctccatgcTGGCGATGAGAGACCTCATTTTGTCCACGACTACTATGCCTAAAACACTCAGTATCTTTTGGCTGGGGGCTCGAGAAATCACATTCCCAGGGTGCCTTACACAAATGTTCTTCCTTCACTTTAGCACTGCCCTGGATTCAGCCATTCTGATGGCCATGGCATTTgatcgctatgtggccatctgttcTCCTTTGAGATACACCACCATCTTGACCCCCAAAACCATCATCAAGATTGTCATGGGCATTACCTTTCGAAGCTTCTGCATCATCCTGCCTGCAGTATTTTTGCTAACACGCCTGCCTTTTTGCAGGACACGCATCATACCCCACACATACTGTGAACATATAGGTGTTGCCCGGCTCGCCTGTGCTGATATCTCCATCAACATCTGGTTCGGCTTTTGTGTTCCCGTCATGACAGTCATGTCAGATGTGATCCTCATTGGTGTGTCTTACACCTTCATTCTCTGTGCTGTCTTTCGCCTCCCCTCCCAAGAAGCCCGCCAGAAGGCCCTTGGTACCTGTGGTTCCCATGTTTGTGTCATCCTCATGTTCTATACACCTGCCTTTTTCTCCATCCTTGCCCATCGCTTTGGACACAATATCTCCCACACTTTCCACATCATGTTTGCCAACCTGTACATTGTTATCCCACCTTCACTCAACCCCATTGTTTATGGAGTGAAGACCAAGCAGATTAATGGTAAGGTCATACTTTTGTTTTCTACTAAGTGTATGGAATGA
- the LOC138384139 gene encoding olfactory receptor 52H1-like translates to MIIFNLSSYNPGPFILVGIPGLEQFHVWIGIPFCIIYIVAVTGNCILLYLIAVERSLHEPMFFFLSMLAMTDLMLSTTTMPKTLSIFWLGAREITFPGCVTQMFFLHYSTAVDSAILMAMAFDRYVAICSPLRYTTILTPKTIIKIVMGIAFRSFCIILPAVFLLTRLSFCRTRIIPHTYCEHIGVARLACADISINIWFGFCVPVMTAISDVILIALSYTFILCAVFRLPSRDARQKALGTCGSHVCVILMFYTPAFFSILAHRFGHNISHTFHIMFANLYIVIPPSLNPIVYGVKTKQIRDKVILLFSTKGME, encoded by the coding sequence ATGATCATTTTCAACTTGAGCAGTTATAACCCAGGACCCTTCATTCTGGTGGGGATCCCAGGGCTGGAGCAATTCCATGTGTGGATTGGGATTCCCTTCTGCATCATCTACATAGTAGCAGTCACGGGAAACTGCATCCTTCTCTACCTCATTGCAGTGGAGCGTAGCCTTCATGAACCcatgttcttctttctctccatgcTGGCCATGACGGACCTCATGTTGTCCACAACCACTATGCCTAAAACACTCAGTATCTTTTGGCTGGGGGCTCGAGAAATCACATTCCCAGGGTGCGTTACACAAATGTTCTTCCTCCACTATAGCACTGCCGTGGATTCAGCCATTCTGATGGCCATGGCATTTgatcgctatgtggccatctgttcTCCCTTGAGGTACACCACCATCTTGACCCCCAAAACCATCATCAAGATTGTCATGGGCATTGCCTTTCGAAGCTTCTGCATCATCCTGCCTGCGGTATTTTTGCTAACACGCCTGTCTTTTTGCAGGACACGAATCATACCCCACACATACTGTGAACATATAGGTGTTGCCCGGCTCGCCTGTGCTGATATCTCCATCAACATCTGGTTCGGCTTTTGTGTTCCCGTCATGACAGCCATCTCAGATGTGATTCTCATTGCCTTATCTTACACCTTCATCCTCTGTGCTGTCTTTCGCCTCCCTTCCCGAGATGCCCGCCAGAAGGCCCTTGGCACCTGTGGTTCCCATGTCTGTGTCATCCTCATGTTCTATACACCTGCCTTTTTCTCCATCCTTGCCCATCGCTTTGGACACAATATCTCCCACACTTTCCACATCATGTTTGCCAACCTGTACATTGTTATCCCACCTTCACTCAACCCCATTGTGTATGGAGTGAAGACTAAGCAGATCAGAGATAAGGTCATACTTTTGTTTTCTACTAAGGGCATGGAATGA